The following coding sequences are from one Methanooceanicella nereidis window:
- a CDS encoding PRC-barrel domain-containing protein → MIADITSLFDLNVYTDKGKYVGKVNDVQLESNERKISGLALVNINRDIFDVETRGVIIPYRWVLAAADVVIIRQPSVSLYGKEEPEEI, encoded by the coding sequence ATGATTGCTGATATAACCTCTTTATTCGACCTGAACGTCTACACGGACAAGGGGAAGTACGTGGGCAAGGTGAACGACGTCCAGTTAGAGTCTAATGAGAGAAAGATCTCCGGTCTGGCGCTGGTAAACATAAACAGGGATATATTTGACGTTGAGACCAGGGGAGTAATAATTCCTTACAGGTGGGTTCTCGCTGCAGCGGATGTCGTCATCATAAGGCAACCGTCGGTGTCTTTATACGGTAAGGAAGAGCCTGAGGAGATATGA
- a CDS encoding TraB/GumN family protein, which yields MDEPVNPPVSPNPRENVVLIGTAHVSEKSVKEVEEAIERYRPDVVAVELDERRYRALLEGDQQKKEIQVKELLKGNNLFIFIIQWLLAFVQRKVGMETGVKPGSEMMAAIEAAKKNGLEVALIDRDIGITLARFWGKMTLREKFRMFYSLILASLGIGTKDVDIEVITQEDVVADLLEELRKFTPSVAEVLVDERDAYLAHNLLAIGRTKRVLGVVGAGHREGIRKYMERPETIPSIQSIIEVPKKRGINFLKLFSALIVLSVVAIFGLLILSGIPLEQLILALIILFLAQGVLSALFVAIVGGHPKSIATAFVLAWYGFLNPVLAVGWLAGIVEAAERPPSMKDLNTLLSDDEDEGIIDMLKGMWANNLVRVIMVAAMANIGSMVGTVVGAAILVYYFHLTDPVGLLQAGVSNGYHAITSWLGTLF from the coding sequence ATGGATGAACCAGTCAATCCGCCTGTATCTCCAAACCCCCGTGAAAACGTGGTATTGATAGGTACAGCGCATGTATCTGAGAAAAGCGTAAAGGAAGTCGAGGAAGCCATCGAAAGATATCGGCCTGACGTGGTCGCTGTAGAACTTGATGAGCGGCGTTACCGGGCACTTCTTGAAGGCGACCAGCAGAAAAAAGAGATCCAGGTCAAGGAACTTTTAAAGGGAAATAATCTTTTTATCTTCATCATACAGTGGCTTCTGGCTTTCGTCCAGAGAAAGGTCGGCATGGAGACCGGAGTGAAGCCAGGCTCTGAAATGATGGCCGCGATAGAGGCGGCAAAGAAGAACGGACTTGAGGTCGCCTTAATAGACAGGGATATCGGTATCACTCTCGCCAGGTTCTGGGGAAAGATGACCCTCAGGGAAAAGTTCAGGATGTTCTATTCTCTTATTCTGGCATCCCTCGGTATAGGGACCAAGGACGTCGACATCGAAGTGATAACACAGGAGGACGTGGTCGCCGACCTGCTTGAAGAGCTGAGGAAGTTCACACCCTCGGTCGCAGAGGTTCTGGTAGACGAGAGGGACGCTTACCTGGCACATAATCTTCTCGCGATAGGCAGGACAAAAAGGGTGCTCGGAGTCGTAGGCGCCGGCCACCGTGAAGGCATACGCAAGTACATGGAGAGGCCGGAAACGATACCTTCCATTCAATCCATAATAGAGGTGCCTAAGAAGCGCGGCATAAATTTTTTAAAGCTGTTTAGCGCGCTTATAGTCCTGTCCGTAGTTGCTATCTTCGGGCTGCTCATACTTTCCGGCATACCGCTGGAGCAGCTTATACTTGCTCTTATAATATTATTTCTGGCCCAGGGAGTTCTATCCGCGTTGTTCGTGGCCATAGTTGGGGGCCATCCCAAATCGATCGCCACCGCGTTCGTTCTTGCCTGGTACGGGTTCCTGAACCCTGTGCTTGCTGTCGGATGGCTTGCAGGGATCGTAGAAGCCGCAGAAAGGCCGCCCAGCATGAAAGACCTGAATACCCTGTTGAGCGACGATGAGGACGAGGGCATCATAGATATGCTAAAAGGTATGTGGGCTAACAATCTGGTCCGGGTCATAATGGTGGCCGCGATGGCGAACATAGGCAGCATGGTGGGCACCGTTGTAGGGGCGGCAATACTCGTGTACTATTTCCACCTGACCGACCCTGTGGGATTACTGCAGGCCGGCGTATCTAACGGGTACCATGCAATAACATCGTGGCTGGGCACGTTATTTTAA
- a CDS encoding CBS domain-containing protein, with product MKSSLKIASVMGIPIKLHITFLLILPLIAYAFATNPADFGFNYVEDTFVRYSMGTIAAILLFACVLIHELGHSYVAVKNNIKISDITLFLFGGVSSMEDIPRNPRIEMKVAIIGPIISIILGIVFGLLYYGVPVLRDYPIANTMVFLMTYLNLMLGFFNILPAFPMDGGRVLRSFLAMRMPYIQATRYAVGAGKIFAYMLGLFGLLLGFAGIWLIIIAFFIYIAAGEEERSTLVSITLEGTKVKDLMTRDVMTVDPDMSVADCIDWMFKYKHLGYPVVENGKVIGIVTLTDLSKVPLDNRMIVKVRDVMTRNVITLKPDDDAFTALQKLSKHKIGRLVVMEGDRIAGIISRTDLLRSLEISEVAKQS from the coding sequence ATGAAGTCTTCGCTAAAGATTGCGAGCGTGATGGGGATTCCTATCAAGCTTCACATCACATTTTTACTTATACTTCCTTTGATCGCATACGCATTCGCGACGAATCCCGCTGATTTCGGGTTCAACTACGTTGAGGACACGTTCGTAAGGTACTCGATGGGAACGATCGCGGCGATATTGCTATTCGCATGTGTGCTCATCCATGAGCTGGGACATTCGTATGTGGCCGTTAAGAATAACATAAAGATCAGCGATATCACGCTTTTCCTGTTTGGCGGTGTTTCATCCATGGAGGACATCCCCCGCAATCCGAGGATAGAGATGAAAGTGGCCATCATAGGGCCGATCATAAGCATAATCCTCGGGATAGTGTTCGGGTTGTTGTATTACGGGGTCCCGGTATTAAGGGATTACCCGATAGCCAATACGATGGTCTTTCTGATGACCTATCTGAACCTGATGCTTGGATTCTTTAACATCCTGCCGGCGTTCCCGATGGACGGCGGCCGTGTCCTTCGCTCTTTCCTGGCGATGAGGATGCCATACATCCAGGCGACGAGATACGCTGTCGGGGCAGGTAAGATATTTGCGTATATGCTCGGGCTTTTCGGCCTGTTGCTGGGATTTGCAGGGATATGGCTTATCATCATCGCGTTCTTCATATACATCGCAGCAGGCGAGGAGGAGCGTTCCACTCTGGTATCGATAACTCTCGAAGGTACTAAGGTTAAAGACCTTATGACACGGGACGTTATGACGGTCGATCCCGATATGTCGGTCGCCGATTGTATCGACTGGATGTTCAAGTATAAACATCTTGGCTATCCTGTCGTAGAGAACGGAAAAGTTATAGGCATTGTGACGCTGACCGATCTCTCAAAAGTCCCTCTTGATAATCGGATGATCGTCAAGGTCAGGGACGTGATGACCAGAAACGTTATAACCCTTAAGCCCGATGATGACGCATTCACTGCGCTGCAAAAATTGTCAAAGCATAAGATAGGGCGTCTGGTGGTCATGGAAGGGGACCGGATCGCGGGAATAATATCCCGTACGGACCTGTTACGTTCCCTGGAGATCTCCGAAGTGGCGAAACAAAGCTGA